From uncultured Campylobacter sp., one genomic window encodes:
- a CDS encoding ribonucleoside triphosphate reductase, with translation MKFILKRDGTKQEYLPYKIQDAIKKAFESESKEYDDNVFLDVMSHVFDKEILSVEDIQDYIEKALFNAGHFDVMKSFMLYRHTHKLQREQILGLNEDTTYINSTQTISEYINGTDWRILANSNTSYSNAGLINNTAGKVIANYWLDKVYSKEEGLAHRNGDYHIHDLDCLTGYCAGWSLRALLNEGFNGVRGRVESKAPKHFREALYQMANFLGILQSEWAGAQAFSSFDTYLAPYVFRDKLSDKEIKKAITSFIFNLNVPARWGQSPFTNVTIDITCPSDLRDQIPTREDRHIFSDLEDAQLAQEAAKRGFNKLTDMTYRAFEPEMNRIDKAFYEIMTEGDKCSQPFTFPIPTVNITEDFDWDSEVAKVLFENTAKMGSSYFQNFVGSQYTTDENGNRIANDKAYKPGHVRSMCCRLQLDLRELLKRGGGLFGSAEMTGSIGVVTINLARLGYLYKGDKKGLYTRLEYLLNLAKSTLEKKRKFIQEMYERGLYPYTARYLKHFNNHFSTIGINGMNELLRNFTSDKENIATDFGREFAIEMIEFLRGKIREFQESTGNLYNLEATPAEGTTYRFAKEDKKRYPDIIQAGFGENIYYTNSTQLPANFTDDAFEALDLQDELQSSYTGGTVLHLYMKERISSAAACKDLVRGVINNYKLPYITITPVFSVCAKHGYISGEHEYCPKCDEELLAKFKAENSVK, from the coding sequence ATGAAATTTATCCTAAAACGCGACGGCACGAAGCAAGAATACCTCCCGTATAAAATCCAAGACGCGATCAAAAAAGCCTTTGAAAGCGAGTCCAAAGAGTACGACGATAATGTCTTTTTAGACGTTATGAGCCACGTTTTCGACAAGGAAATTTTAAGCGTCGAAGATATCCAAGACTACATCGAAAAGGCGCTTTTTAACGCGGGACACTTCGACGTGATGAAGAGCTTTATGCTCTACCGCCACACGCATAAGCTTCAGCGCGAGCAAATTTTAGGACTAAACGAAGACACCACCTACATCAACTCCACCCAAACCATCAGCGAGTACATCAACGGTACCGACTGGCGAATTCTCGCCAACTCAAACACCAGCTACTCAAACGCAGGCCTCATCAACAACACCGCAGGCAAGGTCATCGCCAACTACTGGCTAGATAAGGTGTATAGCAAAGAAGAAGGCCTCGCGCACCGAAACGGCGACTATCACATCCACGATCTAGACTGCCTCACGGGCTACTGCGCGGGCTGGAGCCTGAGAGCGCTTTTAAACGAGGGCTTTAACGGCGTGCGCGGCAGAGTCGAGAGTAAGGCGCCTAAGCACTTTAGAGAAGCGCTTTATCAGATGGCCAATTTCTTAGGAATTTTACAAAGCGAGTGGGCGGGCGCACAGGCGTTTAGTAGCTTTGACACCTATCTTGCGCCTTACGTTTTTCGCGACAAGTTAAGCGACAAAGAGATCAAAAAGGCGATAACTAGCTTTATCTTTAACCTAAACGTGCCGGCTCGCTGGGGTCAGAGTCCGTTTACCAACGTAACGATCGACATCACCTGCCCGTCCGATCTGCGCGACCAGATACCTACGCGCGAGGATAGGCATATATTTAGCGACCTAGAGGATGCCCAGCTAGCGCAGGAGGCTGCCAAACGAGGCTTTAACAAGCTAACCGATATGACCTACCGTGCCTTTGAGCCCGAGATGAACCGCATAGATAAGGCGTTTTACGAGATCATGACCGAGGGCGACAAGTGCTCTCAGCCATTTACTTTCCCGATCCCTACCGTAAATATCACCGAGGACTTCGACTGGGACAGCGAGGTGGCAAAGGTGCTTTTTGAAAACACGGCAAAAATGGGCTCGAGCTATTTTCAAAATTTCGTCGGCTCTCAGTACACGACCGATGAAAACGGCAACCGCATCGCAAACGACAAAGCCTATAAACCCGGCCACGTACGCTCGATGTGCTGCCGCTTGCAGCTTGATTTACGCGAGCTGCTAAAACGCGGCGGAGGGCTATTCGGTAGCGCTGAGATGACCGGCAGTATCGGCGTAGTGACGATAAATTTAGCTCGCTTGGGCTATCTATATAAAGGCGATAAAAAGGGACTCTACACGCGCCTTGAGTATCTGCTAAATTTAGCCAAATCCACGCTAGAAAAGAAGCGCAAATTTATCCAGGAGATGTACGAGCGCGGCCTATATCCGTATACTGCGCGCTATCTAAAGCACTTTAATAATCACTTTAGCACCATCGGCATCAACGGCATGAACGAGCTTTTGCGAAATTTCACGAGCGACAAGGAAAATATAGCGACCGATTTCGGGCGAGAGTTTGCGATCGAGATGATAGAGTTTTTACGCGGTAAAATTCGCGAATTTCAAGAAAGCACCGGCAACCTTTATAACCTCGAAGCTACGCCAGCCGAGGGCACTACGTATCGCTTTGCCAAAGAGGATAAAAAGCGCTATCCCGACATCATCCAGGCGGGATTTGGCGAAAATATCTACTACACCAACTCTACGCAGCTGCCGGCAAATTTCACCGACGACGCATTCGAGGCGCTTGATTTGCAAGACGAACTGCAAAGCTCCTACACCGGCGGCACGGTGCTACACCTATATATGAAGGAGCGCATCAGCTCGGCTGCGGCCTGCAAAGACCTCGT